Proteins from a single region of Ziziphus jujuba cultivar Dongzao chromosome 1, ASM3175591v1:
- the LOC107407767 gene encoding ferredoxin--NADP reductase, root isozyme, chloroplastic, which yields MSHSALSQVSVTVPVGGDYSVRKSVFKTNNISFHDKSWAPMVTLDLKTKSGGPRDRHIVCMSVQQASVPKVAVSPLELENANEPPLNLYKPKEPYTATIVSVERLVGPKAPGETCHIVIDHGGNVPYWEGQSYGVIPPGENPKKPGSPHNVRLYSIASTRYGDFFDGKTASLCVRRAVYYDPETGNEDPSKNGVCSNFLCNSKAGDKVQITGPSGKIMLLPEDNPNATHIMIATGTGVAPFRGYLRRMFMESVPTFKFGGLAWLFLGVANSDSLLYDEEFTKYLKDYPDNFRYDRALSREQKNKSGGKMYVQDKIEEYSDEIFKLLDAGAHIYFCGLKGMMPGIQETLKKVAEQRGESWEEKLSQLKKNKQWHVEVY from the exons ATGTCTCATTCGGCACTTTCCCAG GTTTCTGTAACTGTTCCTGTTGGAGGGGACTATTCTGTTAGAAAATCAGTGTTCAAG ACAAATAACATAAGCTTCCATGATAAATCATGGGCACCTATGGTAACTTTGGACTTGAAAACAAAGAGTGGAGGGCCAAGAGATCGGCACATAGTGTGCATGTCAGTGCAACAAGCAAGTGTACCTAAGGTTGCTGTTTCTCCTCTAGAACTTGAAAATGCCAATGAGCCCCCACTAAATTTATACAAGCCTAAGGAACCTTATACAGCAACCATTGTTTCTGTCGAGAGACTTGTAGGCCCAAAAGCTCCTGGAGAGACTTGTCACATTGTGATTGATCATGGTGGCAATGTTCCTTACTGGGAAGGCCAGAGCTACGGTGTAATTCCCCCT GGTGAAAACCCCAAAAAACCAGGAAGCCCCCACAATGTTCGCCTTTATTCTATTGCATCCACGAGGTATGGAGATTTTTTCGATGGTAAGACAGCCAGCTTGTGTGTCCGTCGTGCTGTTTATTATGACCCTGAGACAGGAAATGAGGATCCTTCAAAGAATGGTGTATGTAGCAATTTTCTGTGCAACTCAAAGGCTGGAGATAAAGTTCAGATCACAG GACCTTCTGGCAAGATTATGCTTTTACCTGAAGATAATCCAAATGCAACCCACATAATGATTGCTACTGGCACTGGTGTTGCTCCCTTCAGAGGCTACCTCCGTCGTATGTTCATGGAATCTGTCCCTacatttaagtttggtggtctTGCATGGCTATTCCTTGGGGTGGCCAATTCTGACAGTCTCCTCTATGATGAAGAATTCACCAAGTATCTTAAGGACTATCCTGATAACTTCCGGTATGATCGAGCACTTAGTCGAGAACAAAAGAACAAGAGTGGAGGCAAGATGTATGTTCAAGACAAGATTGAAGAATATAGTGATGAAATTTTTAAACTATTGGATGCTGGGGCTCACATCTATTTCTGTGGTCTCAAGGGAATGATGCCTGGAATCCAAGAAACTCTAAAAAAGGTCGCAGAGCAGAGAGGGGAGAGTTGGGAAGAGAAGCTTTCGCAACTCAAAAAGAACAAGCAATGGCATGTTGAAGTATATTGA
- the LOC107418479 gene encoding 30-kDa cleavage and polyadenylation specificity factor 30, whose protein sequence is MSSPKTLISLQNPAFSQLLMEDSEGVLSFDFEGGLDAAAATTNPGTASGPLIQSDPSAGAAANPGAVGPTAPTDPSVPGVNPASRRSFRQTVCRHWLRSLCMKGDACGFLHQYDKSRMPICRFFRMFGECREQDCVYKHTHEDIKECNMYKLGFCPNGPDCRYRHAKLPGPPPPVEEVLQKIQNLNSYNYNTSNKFFQQRNAGFSQQAEKPQLAQGSTAVNQGVVGKPSAMESTNAQQQQQVQQSQQQIGQNPIVNVPNGLPNQANRTASPLPQGISRYFIVKSCNRENLELSVQQGVWATQRSNEAKLNEAFDSTENVILIFSVNRTRHFQGCAKMMSRIGGSVSGGNWKYAHGTAHYGRNFSVKWLKLCELSFHKTRHLRNPFNENLPVKISRDCQELEPSIGEQLASLLYLEPDSELMAISIAAESKREEEKAKGVNPDNSGENPDIVPFEDNEEEEEEESEDEEESLSQVPGAANQGRGRGRGVMWPPHMPLARGARPMPGMQGFPPVMMGADGSPYGPVTPDGFAMPDLFGVGPRAFNPYGPRFSSDFMGPSSGMMFRGRPTQPGSVFPGNGFGMMMGPGRAPFMGGMGVQGTNPNRAVRPGGMPPMFLPPPPLSLQNTNRVTKRDQRGPANDRNERFSVGSDQLKGQEGQAGGPDDEAHYQQGLKPHQEDQYGAGNSFRNDESESEDEAPRRSRHGEGKKKRRGSEGDGATGSDH, encoded by the exons ATGTCTTCCCCTAAAACCCTAATTTCGTTGCAAAACCCTGCATTTTCCCAATTACTAATGGAGGACTCGGAGGGAGTTCTCAGCTTCGATTTCGAGGGCGGCCTTGACGCCGCCGCCGCCACCACCAACCCTGGCACCGCCTCCGGGCCCCTGATCCAATCCGATCCATCTGCCGGTGCTGCCGCAAACCCTGGAGCTGTCGGGCCGACTGCTCCCACCGATCCCTCGGTCCCCGGCGTCAACCCCGCCAGTCGGCGGAGCTTCCGACAGACGGTGTGCCGGCATTGGCTCCGCAGCCTCTGTATGAAAGGCGACGCTTGCGGCTTCCTCCACCAGTATGACAAGTCGCGGATGCCCATATGCCGGTTTTTCCGCATGTTCGGAGAGTGCCGCGAGCAGGACTGCGTCTATAAGCATACCCACGAAGATATCAAAGAGTGCAACAT GTACAAGTTAGGTTTTTGTCCAAATGGTCCTGACTGCCGGTACAGACATGCAAAGCTGCCTGGCCCTCCACCTCCTGTAGAAGAAGTCCTTCAAAAGATTCAGAATTTAAATTCTTATAATTACAACACTTCAAATAAGTTTTTCCAACAACGGAATGCTGGGTTTTCCCAACAAGCAGAAAAACCCCAGCTTGCGCAAGGCTCCACTGCCGTCAATCAAGGTGTGGTTGGAAAGCCTTCGGCTATGGAGTCTACAAATGCCCAGCAGCAGCAACAGGTTCAACAGTCTCAACAACAGATTGGCCAGAACCCGATAGTAAATGTTCCCAACGGCCTGCCTAATCAGGCCAACAGAACTGCATCACCTCTGCCTCAAGGAATATCTAG GTATTTCATCGTTAAGAGTTGCAACCGTGAAAATCTGGAATTATCAGTTCAACAAGGAGTTTGGGCTACTCAAAGAAGCAATGAAGCTAAACTAAATGAAGCTTTCGACTCTACCGAAAATGTGATCTTGATTTTCTCAGTCAACCGAACTCGGCATTTCCAG GGTTGTGCAAAGATGATGTCCAGAATTGGTGGGTCTGTTAGTGGAGGGAATTGGAAATATGCACATGGAACTGCACATTATGGTCGGAATTTCTCAGTCAAATGGTTAAAG TTATGTGAGCTGTCTTTCCACAAGACTCGTCATCTGAGGAATCCGTTCAACGAGAACTTACCAGTGAAG ATAAGTAGAGACTGTCAAGAGCTAGAGCCCTCCATTGGTGAACAGCTGGCTTCACTTCTTTATCTTGAGCCAGATAGCGAACTTATG GCAATTTCCATTGCAGCAGAATCCAAAAGGGAAGAGGAAAAAGCGAAGGGAGTGAATCCAGACAATAGTGGGGAAAACCCAGACATTGTCCCATTTGAGGACAATGAAgaggaggaagaggaggaaAGTGAAGATGAGGAAGAGAGCTTAAGCCAGGTTCCTGGGGCAGCAAATCAGGGTCGAGGAAGAGGCAGAGGAGTCATGTGGCCCCCTCACATGCCACTGGCTCGTGGAGCCAGACCTATGCCTGGGATGCAAGGCTTTCCTCCTGTGATGATGGGTGCTGATGGGTCACCTTATGGACCTGTTACACCTGATGGATTTGCGATGCCTGATCTTTTTGGAGTGGGCCCTCGTGCGTTTAATCCATATGGTCCAAGGTTTTCTAGTGATTTTATGGGGCCTTCATCTGGCATGATGTTTCGGGGGCGACCTACACAACCTGGTTCTGTGTTTCCAGGCAATGGATTTGGGATGATGATGGGTCCTGGACGTGCTCCATTTATGGGAGGGATGGGGGTTCAAGGTACAAATCCGAACCGAGCTGTTCGGCCAGGTGGTATGCCTCCGATGTTTCTGCCACCCCCTCCACTGTCATTGCAAAACACCAATCGTGTTACGAAGAGAGATCAAAGGGGGCCAGCTAATGATCGTAATGAGAGGTTCAGTGTAGGGTCAGACCAACTCAAGGGTCAGGAAGGTCAAGCTGGTGGACCAGATGATGAGGCACATTATCAACAAGGATTAAAGCCTCACCAAGAAGACCAATATGGTGCTGGAAACAGCTTTAGAAATGATGAAAGTGAGAGCGAGGATGAGGCACCAAGGCGATCAAGGCATGGGGAGGGAAAGAAGAAGCGGCGAGGCTCTGAAGGGGATGGTGCCACTGGCTCTGATCACTAG